Sequence from the Nitrospirota bacterium genome:
AGACCTCCGTCCGGAAGAATTTGTCCTGATCGTCATGGAGAATCTTCTTACCTACGCTCCGTTCCGAGCCAACGGGCCACTACCGGACGCTTACGTCGGCCGAACGTTCAAGAATCGGAGTTCATTCAAGTCCGATGGCAAGCTCGTGGTGGACGTTGTCGATAACGCCGATGGGGGACTGATCGAAGCGAAAGAAACGATCTCCGGGGTGCCTCAGCAGTTGCAGCTTCGCCAAACGCCTCCGACTTTGGAGGAGTTCACAGCCGGGCACAAGGTGATCAAGTTCATGTCGGACGGCCGAGTGGACATTCTGGATTCCACGGGCGGGCTGATCTCAACCTCTACCGGGAAGTTCTTCACGGACCCATCCGGAGCGACATGGATGTACAAGACCATCGGCGGAGCCGACAAGGGCAAGGACGCATGGGCGATCAAGGGAGAGGTTCCATCGAAACTTGAAGGCTATTCGCTCGTGTTCGAGACGAACTTTCGGAACCCGAACAAGGCGCTCGACGTGTTCGACGGCGGGGTTTACGTCAAGCGCGATTTCTCGAACAACGGCGTCCTCACCATCCGCGACAAGCCTGACAAGTTTTCCCTGGTCGTCCTCGGCAACGCCTTCCAACGCAACCGCGCCCACATCACGGGAAAGGTCCACGTGAGCGGCAATCTCAAACTTGTAGGCGAAGACGATGTTTCCGATGCGGGAGACGGTGAGGAACCGGAAGGCGATGGAGATTCAGGCGGCGCCGGCAAGCCGGATTGTCCCGGCAACTCGTGCAACTCCAACGCCGGCGGTGGTGGCCAACCCTCCGACCCCGGCTCTCAGGGCAACGGCAAGCCGGAGGACCCCGGCAGCCAGGGGAAGGGTCAAGGGCAAGACACGCCAAAGAAACAGGCGGCTTCTCCTCCAGAGGCAGAGCCATTCGTGAAACTTGATGGTTTCCTTTTTGTCGGCGGTCAGTTGGAGTCCCATGTCTCGTTGCGGATCAACAATCTGAGAATGTCCCAGATGGGATCTGATCTTATTTTCAGTAGCTTGTACGGAGCTACGGTTGGTTCTGATGTAGAGTGGGTTGCAACGACGCCGCTACAAGACCTTGTCGGCGAACCGGGAGTTGCGATTTCTGTTTATCGCGCCGGCTCGACCGCATCTCTCACACCGCCTCGAAGCCTGCTCCATCCTCGTGCCCTTTCGGACATCTCACGCATCCGCGATTTGTACCGCAAGGCTGAATTCGGCGAGATCAACCCGGTTCTTGAAGAACTGGAGGCGGAAGGAATCGTAAGTCTCGTTGTCGGGAACAGCGAGAACTTTCCGACTTTGATTGAGGCAACGGGTGTTCCCGGCTTCTTGGTCGGCCTCCACGACACGATCAAGGAATTTCATGCAGAAGGAAGACAAGATGTCCGGTTTGTTGGCGCCCGATTTGTCCCGCCCCTTTTCTATTTCGGCGAATTCATTCTGGACGGTCAGCCGGCATCCAATGTCATTGTGCACCCCACGTCGCCAACAATCGTCGTGGCTTCCGACGCGATGCTTGGCGCCATCCTCGCAACCTATTCGGAGTACCTCGGCGACCCGGAAGGAACCGCCTTGAGAGCTTCGGAATGGGAGCAGCTCAGGAGTCAATTGGTCCGACAGGCGTCGTCGTCAACCTTGGCTCCGAGGCGGGATGACCTTTGGACGGTCGGCCAGTTGCCCGGAGGGTGCGGCTATCTCAATGACCACAAGCCGATCCACTATCGACAACTCGACGCCTTCACATTCGGCCCGACGGGATTGACGCCTCATCTGTTTGGCGCGTCGACTCCACCATCGCTGCCGGCCCCTCTCTGCGAGGGGCCGGTGGTGTCCTCCGCGCAGCCCGGCGGCTCCACGGTCTCAGCGCCGCGCCCGGGTCCTCGGTGGGTGTTCAGCAACACGTTCAATTGGACTCCCGGTGTGGCTCAGGTCCACGGGGCGGTTACGGTGATGACCGAGTTGTTGGAATATTTCGCGGAGGAAACATTCCGACCGAAACCCCCGGCCCAATTCGAACCGACCTGCATCCCATTCGACACGGGTCGGCCGTGCACCTCCAATCCTGGTGATGCCCCTGCCGATATCGCCAACCGGCTGTCGTTGCGCACTGCGATTGAAGATCTCGCCGACAAGCGCACGATGGCCAACGGGCTCTTTTGTTTTGATCTCTTTTGGTGCCGCGGAGCATTCGGGGCTTGCAGCAGCAGTTGCCGCGCTTCCAACATCAGTTGGCTGTGCCTGGATTGCGTCCGGAGGAACTGTCCCCAAGCCCTTGCCCAGTGTCAACCCTCCGTGCTCGGGTGGGCGCCAGACTTGTCAGCGATTCTGCAGCAGGAAATCAGCGCTCTGGGGTATCGCGCCACGATAGTTCCCACCTCTGAATCCAATTTTGATGCGATGAAGAACAGGATTGATGCCGGTGAAGGCCCTTCGATTCTTGTCGCCAGTGCGGTGGCAGACGCTCCAAAGGATGTGGCGCATGGCCAATCCTTTCTTCAGGTTGGCGTAATGGAAAGGTTCATCGGCTCGGGTGAGGATTGTCGGATAAAGGACATTTTTTCGCCGGATCAAGAGTTCGTGTATCTGGTGCAACCCGATGGTTACTCCGTGTCCTTGCAGAGGGTGGGCAAGGATTTTGGGGACTACTGGTGGTGGAACGCCATCATCGTGGAAACACCGGTGGAAGACGTACGTTCACTTCCGGATGCGGATGGAGATGGATACGGCGATGTGACGAGGCTCTTCGATCCCATCGTTGACTGCAAAGTGAGGCGAGTCGAGGTCAAGCCGCCCGAGGGCTGCAGGAAATTCCGGGGCAACGCGCCCTATTCCCCAGCCCAGTCCCAGCTCGATTGCGACGATTCCAACTGCGACATCAACCCCGGGGCGTCGGAGCGCTGCAATGATATCGATGACGACTGTGACAGCGCGATCGATGAAACCTTCCCGGACAAGGGGAAGGGTTGCTCGGCCGGCATCGGTGAGTGCAAGAAAGACGGGGTCAACGTGTGCAACAGCGAGCATACGGGAGTCGTCTGCAACGCCAAGCCGGGGGATCCCACTCCGGAAGAATGCGACAACAAGGACAATGATTGCGACGGTCTTGTGGACGACGATCCGAACAACACTCAGCCGTGGGGCCGACTCCTGAGTTGTTTTGACGGCCAGGGGACACCCGGAGTCGGCATCTGCAAGTACGGATGGAAAACTCAGCAGTGCTCGGCAGGCACGTGGGTGGATATCAGCACCGGTTGCCCCGGGCAGGTGACAGCCCAGACAGAGGTCTGCAACCACCAGGACGATGACTGCGACAGACAGACGGACGAAGGCAACGAGGATAACGACCCTGTAGCCCTGTGTGCATTACCCCCTGACTGCGATGACAAGAACCCCGCGCGGTACCCCGGGAATACCGAGATCTGCGACGGTTTGGACAACAACTGCGATGGTCAGGTGGACGAAGGGATCAGCGGCACTCAGTGCAGCACAGGATACCCCGGCATCTGCTCCACGGGAGTGGTTTCGTGCGGCTGGCTCTTCGGATACATTTGCTGGGCTGATGTTTGGCCTGGTTCGCGCTCCGAGGGATCTACTTGTGCAGACCGCAACGGCCAAGACGACAATTGCGACGGACTTGTGGATGAGGGGACGTCTCACCCGGAGGTCTGTGATGATGTCGACAATGATTGCGACGGGTGCGTCGACTACGAGATCATCCGGGTTTCCGGTCGAAGAGTGTGCTTTAACACCTGTCCATCTCCGATCATCGACCCGAATTGCGTTGAAAGTGGCTGTTTTACGGAGCCTGACCATGATGAATACCGTGATACGTGTTGCACCACGGCCCTGTGCCAATTGGCTATTCATCGGCAGTGTCCCAACTGAACCAGTCGCGGAGGCGTTAATATGAACAGAATAGAAATGCGAACGGCGATCCGGGCCGTTGTCATTTGTGCTGGGCTAGGAATGGCTTCATGTGAAAACAATGAAAGTAGCGGGCCTGTTGCTCCCGTGATCTGTCCGACGGAGGAGGAGATGGCTTGCTTTCGCAAGATGTCGGAGGCCACCGACGCGCTGCCACGCTGTTGGAAGCACGAGGGCACCTGTCCTGAGTCCGTCTCGGGCTGCGGAATCCTCCAAGCGGATCGAAACACCTGTGTGTGGCCCGATGGCGCCAAGCTGACCGGGTACAGCCAGCCGGAGCTCGAACTGATACTTTCCGACGGCACCGCATGCTACAAATCGCGCTTCGTAAGCACATCCGAACATCGGATTACACTGGGGTCTCAATCGTTCCGCTACCTATTTGAAGGCGACATTCGGGCGGGTGGAGCGTTTACCATCGAGTGCGACGATGGATCCAAGAGTGGGCCTTTCACCACCTCTCAATTGACCCAATGTGCAGCCGCGGCGGCTGGGACAGCGGGGTCCAAAACAACGACCCAAGCGCCTAGCAGCCGTGAAATCTGGTGCTGTTCAACAACTACTCCGCCGTCATGCCCGCAACCGATCAAGATTGCTCCGCCCGTCGCCTCTAGTCCGACGGAAACTAGCTCTCCGAACGCTGGCGGAACAAGCGCGTCGGAGGTTCCTGGGTCAGTCGGGTTGTTCGAGCGGATGATGGGGCTGCTGCGGTAGAATCCTGCGGGTGGGGCCGGTGGCATGGTTGGCTTCTTCGGTGTTCGAAATCTGCTCTTTGCGACTGCGGTCATAGGCGCCTCAACCGGTTGCCAGGTACAGAAGGATACCACGCCTCCCAAGTTCACAGGCCTCGCTACCGCCACTGCAATTTCCACCTCGGAGATCGAACTTTCCTGGGAACCGGCAACGGACGATACGACCCCACCGGAACGAATCGTCTACGACCTCTGCCAATCCACGGCCCCCGGAAAGTGTTCCGAGTTCTCGGACCTTCAGACGACCCCTCCTGGGGCATTCGATTTCACGGTCTCGGGTCTCAATCAGGGGACGAGATATTACCTCGTCGTTCGGGCGCGCGATGAGGCGGGGAACCTCGACGACAACACCGTCGAGAGAAGCGCGCGCACGATCCCGACTGCGGTTGTGAGAAGCATTTCGGCCGGCAGCGGCACAACGTGCGCCTTGTTGTCCGATGGAACTGTGAGATGCTGGGGTGAAAACCGCATCGGACAACTGGGAAATGGCACTCGTCCGGATGGATCTTTGACGCCTATAGAGGTATCCAGCTTGACCGGCGCCTCTGCTGTGTCTTTGGGCGGTTTCCACACCTGCGCTCTCTTGCACAAGGGGGAGATTCGATGTTGGGGGGACAATGACTTCGGGCAGTTGGGGCTTGGTGCTTTCCCTCTAGCTGATACTCCCATGATGGTGAAAGGGGTCAACAATGTGGTACAAATCGCTGCGGGAGGAGATCACACCTGCGCTCTCACGGCGGACGGTGCGGTCAGTTGCTGGGGGAGTAATGTAGCGGGCGAACTTGGGGCCGGATCAGGGAAAGTGGGTCCGCAGATCTGCATGTACTCTGACGCTTGCAGCCTCACTCCTGTTGAGGCCAAGATCGGCAGCGGTACGGTGACCTCGGTCAGCGCGGGTGGGACGCACACGTGTGCGGTGTTTGCCGATCGAACGGTTCGCTGCTGGGGATGGAACTTATACGGCCAGCTCGGGGATGGGACCACGGCTGAGCGCTCAGGTGCCGTGCAAGTCAGTGGAGTGGATGACGCAGTAGCCGTCGACGCCGGAGACCTCCACACGTGCGCCCTCACCGCCAGTGGGACGGTGAAATGCTGGGGGGATATTCCATCAGGCCGGCTACCACCCGGTACTGCGCCTGGAAAGGTGAGAACCGTGCTGGACGGTGTCCAGTCGATTTCGGGGGGGTTTACTCACGTCTGCGCCGTGTTGACGAACAGGTCTATGAAATGCTGGGGAGCCAATGAGTCGGGGGAAGTTGGAGACGGATCCCAGGTTTTTCAAGCGGCGCCTGTCCCTGTGGTCTTGGAGTATCCTGTGTCCACCGTTGCCGTGGGTCTGGCCCACACCTGTGCGCTGACCCAATCAGGGCAAGTGATGTGTTGGGGCAACAATCAAGTGGGGCAACTCGGGGACGGCACAACCATCAATCGCATGACACCCGTGCCAGTCGTCGACTTGCCCTGAACCCGTGCATGCTTGGGGTCAGTCGTCATGGCCGAATGGCCACCCGCGAACGATGAAAATGGGGCGCGCCCTCTTGAGGTGGGTCGCGCCATGCCCACTAGATATTGCGCTCCGGCCCCGGAATCGGATTGCGGACGGCGAGACGGGTTCGGCGCTAGCGGGGGGGGATGTTCTCCCTCTTCTCTCGTGGGAGAGGGGTGGGGTGAGCGGTTGAACGGTTGCCCCTGCACTACTTGAACGAAAGGGTGTCGCGTTTGATCTGCAACTGGCGCAGGCGATAGCCGAGCTGGCGGCGGCTCAATCCGAGGAGCTTGGCCGCCTTTTTCTGAATCCCGCCCGCCAGGGTCATCGCCTCGATGATCTTGGCCCGTTCGATCTTCTTCAGTGTCAGCTCTCCATCAGAAATCGGCAGGCTTGCGGTGACTTCCGGCCTCCCCCTGTAAACGATTTCAGCCGGCGCCGCCCCACTCCGCTCCGCTTCGGGGACGGCGATCGGATGCGCCATGTGGACCGGCGCCGTGGGAAGCAGGAAATTCTCCGGCCTCACGGGTCCGCCCGGAGAGAGGATCACAAGACGCTCGACAAAGTTCTCCAGTTCACGGACGTTTCCCGGCCATCCATAGGCCCGCAGGGCTTCAATCGACTCAGGAGTGAGCGAGACCGCCTTGCCGTGCTCCTCACCGGCCCGATCGGTGAAGAAGGCGGCCAGCCGGCCGATGTCCTCACGCCGTTCGCGCAAGGGAGGTAGAGTAATGGGAACGACGTTGAGGCGATAGAAGAGATCCTCTCTGAACGTCCCTTTCCGAACCATTTCCTCCAGAGGCTGGTTCGTCGCCGCGATGATCCGTGCGTCCACCCGGATCGTCCGCGTTCCACCCACGCGCTCGAACGTGCGATCCTGGAGCAGCCGAAGTAATTTGACCTGCACAGACAGTGGCACATCCCCGATCTCATCCAGAAAGAGCGTTCCTCCTGCGGCCGTCTCGACCAGGCCCGGTTTGTCCTTCACCGCCCCCGTGAAAGAACCCTTCTCATGGCCGAACAGCTCGCTTTCGAAAAGAGTTTCCGGGATGGAAGCACAGACCACCTTGACGAAGGGGCCGCGGGCGGAACGCCCCGCGCCACCCTCCTTGCTCCGCTGCGAGGACGGTGGAAGGAAGCGTGATGGAGTCCCTGCACCGTGCAGCATCCGCGCGATCAACTCCTTGCCGGTCCCGCTCTCGCCGCGGATCAGAACGGCCGTCTTGACGCGGCTGACCCGGTGAACCATCTCGATGATCGGCTTCATCGCGGGACTGTCCGCGATCAGCCGATTCGAATCGCCCTTCACGCCGGGGGAGAGGAGCTTGACCATCGAAGCGGGAACCGCAACGCCGCTGAAGGCCGCCAGCAACTTGCCCCAAAGATTGGCCATCGTATACAGGAGCCGGCTCAGCTCCCAAACCGTTTCACGCGAAGCGGCGTCATACTCCACCCCCAGCAGACCCAGAATCCGGCTTGCCGACTTCACGGGCACAAATAGAAAACATGTCTCCGCCTCGTCCGTTCCCTGCCGAAGCCGGTTCCATACCGTGGATTCGGCCTTCAGCCGGGACACGCCCGCAACAAATGGGCCACCGTTGTCGAACGCCTTCCCCACCAATCCGTGGCCGGGCGTGAATTTGCCTTTCGCTTTCTCATCCGGGGTGAGACCGTAGCCGGCCGCGACCCGCAGATTTCCCGTGGTGGGATCCTGCTCGATGAATACCGCGCGAGGATGCCCCAGCATCTGGCACAGGACATGGAGCCCTCTCCGGATCTGCTCGTGGGGTGGGAGATCGAGCCGGAAGGCTTTGCTGATTTCATAGAGAATCTCGAGCTCGTTGGTTCGACTGCGCTCGATCACCCTCCGGGCGGCCTTGGGAATGGACGTCAGGGCGGGCGCTTCAATTTGAGATCGCATCGTTCAATGTACTCGCGGCGCAAGAGTGTACCTCTTGTACAATATTGTGCAACAAGCTGGGTCACCGTTGCCCGCTCCAGACGGACCGGGTCGACCGACTTCTAATCCATCGTCGTTCCCGCGAAGGCGGGAATCAATCCTGAATCCCGCGATCTTCCTGCGGGTTCCTGCTCCCGTAGAAACGACGAAACGATTCGGGACCGATTTCATCGCCATGACCGTGATTTCCCTTCAGTTCCAGTGGCACGACCGTTGCGTATGACAGGGAGCACTTATGACGCAATGCGTTAAGACTGGGATTTTTGTAAAGGAGGACGAATGAACATTTCACGGTTTTTCCCACGGCCCCACCGCGCCGCCGTGTCCGCGGCCGCACTGATGCTCTGGCTGGGCCCACAGGCCGCGGCCCGCGCGGATGACAAGCCCACGGTGACCCCTTATGGTTTGGTCGAGTTCGACGCGGTCTATAGCACTCGGAATACCAATCCACTCGATCCGAATCAGTTCAACGGATATCTGACGGCGGCGGCGCCGGACGCAATTCCCACGGGGAAGACGGATAGCACGACGGGGGCCCCGATCACCGTCAAGGGCGACAAGGCCACATCCACCTTCAATCCACGGTTCACCCTTCTTGGCATCAAGGCCGAGCACGAGGGACTGAAAGCCGTGGGGGAGTTCGATTTCTACGGCAGCGATGGAATCGGGTTGATCGCGCCACGCTTGAGACTCGGCTACATCGATCTCACGACGGAGAACGGCCGGGTGACGCTCGGCCAGGATTGGCTTCCCATCATGTCCTCCCATCCGGCTGCCATGGATTTCTCCATCATGGGCTACGGGGGCAATCTGTGGATTCGTCTTCCCCAAATCACCTACCGGCACAAGGCGAGTGACACCTTTGAGGTCCTGGGGACGCTGTTCAGGAACGAGCGGAGTGGGTTCACCGATCCAAGCCTTCTGCCGTATGTCGGCGCCCGCGCGGCCTACACCGGCTCAGGGCTGTTTGCGCTTTCCGCCGCCTTCCGATCGTTCAAGGTCGATGCGGGTGGAAAGGAAGAGGGGGCCACCTCGTACCTCGTGGGAACCGAGGTGTCATTGCCTGCCGGACCGGTGACCCTGTCCGGAGAGTTGGGTCTCGGAGCGGGACTCGGCAACGAGTTCTTTCGGTTCGGCCAGGCCATGAACGGAAAGGATCCGGTCATGACGATCGTGGGATGGGCCAACGTGGTCTACCCGATGGACGATTGGACGTTTGCGCTGGGGTACGGGCATGACAACCCCAAGAATGACGATCTCAAAGGCTCGGCGGGCGGTCAGTACACCGTCAATCAGCGCATCTTTGGGAATGTCGTGAAGCACATCTATAAGGGATTCAAGGTCGGCGGCGAAGTGACCCAGGCGATGACGTCTTGGGTGGGCGATACGAAGAGCTACGCCGGCCAACAGGTCATGCTTTCCGGCTTCTACAGCTTTTGATCGATATCAATAAGGAGGATTCAGAATGAACATGCAACAGACAGGTAGAAAAATGAGGGCGATGATCGGGGGAATCGCGGCGCTGGCGGCGATTTCGATGACCACGCTGTCCGGCGTGGGTCGTGAGGCCCAGGCGGCCGGAAAGCCCACGTGCCCGATCAAGGTGGGCATCCTGCACTCGCTCAGCGGCACGATGGCCATCAGCGAAGTGTCGCTCCGCGACGTCCGCATGATGGCGATCGACGAAATCAATGCGAAGGGCGGCGTGCTCGGCTGCCCGATCAAGCCGGTGATTGAAGACCCGGCGTCGAACTGGGACCTGTTCGCGGAGAAGGCCAAGAAGCTCCTGCTCCAAGACAAGGTGGCCACGGTGTTCGGATGCTGGACGTCCGTCAGCCGGAAATCGGTCCTGCCGGTTTTCGAGAAAAACAACGGCCTGCTTTTCTACCCCGTTCAATACGAGGGTGAAGAGTGTTCCCGCAACGTCATCTACACGGGCGCCGCGATCAATCAGCAGGGTACGATCGGGGTGGACTACTTCATGAGCAAGGACGGCGGCCAGAAAAAGAAGTACTACCTCATTGGGACGGACTACGTCTATCCGCGCACCACGAATAAGGTGCTCCGTGCGATGCTCCTGGCCAAGGGGGTTCCCGCCAAGAACATCATGGAGGAGTACACGCCGTTCCATCACCAAGACTACCAGACGATCATCGCCAAGATTAAGCGCTTCTGCGCGGGCGGCGATGCCGGCGTGATCAACACGATCAACGGCGACAGCAACGTGGCCTTCTTCAAAGAGTTGGCCAACCAGGGAGTGACGGCGGACAACTGCCCGGTCATCTCGTACAGCGTGGCTGAAGACGAACTTCGCGGATTGGACACGAAGCCGCTCGTGGGGCACTTGGCCGCGTGGAACTACTTTCAATCCATCGACTCGCCGGCCAACAAGGAGTTCGTGAAAAACTTCAAAGCCTACGCCGCGAAGAACAAACTCCCTGGCGGCGCGAAGCGCGTGACGGACGACCCCATCGTGTGGTCGTACTACGAGATCTATCTCTGGAAAGCGGCGGTGGAGAAGGCGGGAACGACGGACGTGGACGCCGTGCTCAAGGCGCTCCCGAGTCTCAAACTCGACACGCCGGCCGGCGAGATCGTCGTGGATCGAAAGAACCACCACACGTCGAAGCCCGCCTACATCGGGCGGATCCTGGCGGATGGGCAGTTCGAGATCATCTGGCAGAGCAAGGGTCTCGTGGATGCCGTTCCCTGGAGCGAATACACCTATCCCGAACGGGGATGCGATTGGAGCAACGGCGGGAAGGGGACCTTTGACGTGGTCGGCGGCGAGAAGATTTATCTCGACGCAAACGTAAAGCCGATCGAGTAGACCTTCGGTTTGTGAGCACCTCCGCGTCTGCGGGTGGGCGACCGTCGCCCGGCCCGCAGACGCGTTCCTACATGGAAGGGGGCCGAACGATGGGAGTCAGGCGCCGCGCTGAGCACGGGCGGAAGGCGACCTCGCTCTTCATGAATGCACGGCGCGTTGTCTCCTTTTCCCTGGCAGTTCTCTCGGGATTCCTATCCCTTCTTCCCCACGCCTTCGCCGACAGCCGCCTGGCGGATGCCGCGGAGCGAATTCGGAGCGACGACCCGACCGTTCAAATGGCGGCCGTGATGGAGCTGCGCGACCTCGGGGACCCTGCCTCTCTGCCTCTTCTGCGGGCCATGGAGGAGGGCGCCGCGTACCGCTGGGAATTCGCGCCGGGAATTGTTCGCCTTGTGGTGGTCGATAAACCGGTGGACGAGCAGGGCGTCGAGTGGCTTGTCCTCCGAGAGCCGATTTCCGGGGAGGTTCTGAGTCGTCTCGACGGTTCGAGCATGGAGGCCCTCGCGCAAGAGGAACACCTTTCCCGGCTTTCGCTCCCTTCCGCCGATGCCCGGCGATTGGTCAAGTCGGCCTTGGAACGGCTGAAGCTTTTCGACGCAGACCCCGCTTTTCACCGAGCCGCGGCAACCAAGATCGGAAACGAAGAAGATGACTCGGCCCTCCCCGTTCTCCTGCACGCGCTGGAGAAAGAAAAAGATCGGTGGGCGAGGCACGCCCTCCATGAAGCGGTCCACCAAATCCGGCTGCAGAGCCCGGATCCACAAGTCCGCCGGAAGTCGGCGGAGGAATTGGGGAGGATGATTGGGCTTCAGGCATTGTCGAGGATGAAGGGACTTTTGAATGGCGAGTTGAAAGAAAAGGACCCTGCCG
This genomic interval carries:
- the urtA gene encoding urea ABC transporter substrate-binding protein; translated protein: MTTLSGVGREAQAAGKPTCPIKVGILHSLSGTMAISEVSLRDVRMMAIDEINAKGGVLGCPIKPVIEDPASNWDLFAEKAKKLLLQDKVATVFGCWTSVSRKSVLPVFEKNNGLLFYPVQYEGEECSRNVIYTGAAINQQGTIGVDYFMSKDGGQKKKYYLIGTDYVYPRTTNKVLRAMLLAKGVPAKNIMEEYTPFHHQDYQTIIAKIKRFCAGGDAGVINTINGDSNVAFFKELANQGVTADNCPVISYSVAEDELRGLDTKPLVGHLAAWNYFQSIDSPANKEFVKNFKAYAAKNKLPGGAKRVTDDPIVWSYYEIYLWKAAVEKAGTTDVDAVLKALPSLKLDTPAGEIVVDRKNHHTSKPAYIGRILADGQFEIIWQSKGLVDAVPWSEYTYPERGCDWSNGGKGTFDVVGGEKIYLDANVKPIE
- a CDS encoding sigma 54-interacting transcriptional regulator, with the protein product MRSQIEAPALTSIPKAARRVIERSRTNELEILYEISKAFRLDLPPHEQIRRGLHVLCQMLGHPRAVFIEQDPTTGNLRVAAGYGLTPDEKAKGKFTPGHGLVGKAFDNGGPFVAGVSRLKAESTVWNRLRQGTDEAETCFLFVPVKSASRILGLLGVEYDAASRETVWELSRLLYTMANLWGKLLAAFSGVAVPASMVKLLSPGVKGDSNRLIADSPAMKPIIEMVHRVSRVKTAVLIRGESGTGKELIARMLHGAGTPSRFLPPSSQRSKEGGAGRSARGPFVKVVCASIPETLFESELFGHEKGSFTGAVKDKPGLVETAAGGTLFLDEIGDVPLSVQVKLLRLLQDRTFERVGGTRTIRVDARIIAATNQPLEEMVRKGTFREDLFYRLNVVPITLPPLRERREDIGRLAAFFTDRAGEEHGKAVSLTPESIEALRAYGWPGNVRELENFVERLVILSPGGPVRPENFLLPTAPVHMAHPIAVPEAERSGAAPAEIVYRGRPEVTASLPISDGELTLKKIERAKIIEAMTLAGGIQKKAAKLLGLSRRQLGYRLRQLQIKRDTLSFK